A single Tenacibaculum sp. Bg11-29 DNA region contains:
- a CDS encoding LysM domain-containing protein has product MKKFQFLLLICILTFTVSCGQQKRYITYKIQEGETIRDIAKRLDMKTKDLLRLNPDVGRRPEANTLIVIPNPKIKKGISSPSSDDKGEVVITDSEKLENSDNNSNENSKNDIFQQTVYEYDTHTVATGETVYRITKEYNISKDDLIKWNPEFPGIKNNDLSIGQVLKVKSIEKIITIDRKEVLIKFLTHTVKSKETVYSLTRFYNISKEDLIRLNPEYPNIANNELSIDQLLKIKPIEDVNPNENYAFYKDSIQENTSINLSILLPFKAKEYSLASATNIFNKKKNKYASLANMVTDFYLGAEIAIDSIKKQGIYVNVNLFDTGNRGDNISVILDEGKLDNTDVVIGPFYSEKTETIANKVNIPVVFPHFSNKQQKFSSPKLIKSAPDKNNYTDYLISYLKETYNGEEIFVVGDGTTNSNQKVEKILSRLKTHDSIKKIHVLKPKDGYIKRNLFTRKMAIKKQNWVIVTSDKNAAVADVLNSMIGLPDDINIHVFAIEKNKAYNKIDNNKLASVNFTYVSDVFTDDSSENVKVFNKNYNKKNNTIPSDYAIKGFDVTYDVLMRLASGKKLITTFKEGVSLRVENKFDYYKKSSGSITNKGLFVVKYNADLSLTRLK; this is encoded by the coding sequence ATGAAGAAATTTCAATTTTTACTTTTAATTTGTATTTTAACCTTTACCGTTTCCTGTGGTCAACAAAAACGGTATATAACCTATAAAATCCAAGAAGGAGAAACAATACGTGACATTGCTAAACGACTGGATATGAAAACGAAAGATTTACTTCGTTTAAACCCTGATGTTGGCCGAAGACCTGAAGCGAATACACTAATTGTTATTCCTAATCCAAAGATAAAAAAGGGAATTTCTTCACCTTCTTCTGATGATAAAGGTGAAGTCGTTATTACTGACTCTGAAAAACTAGAGAACTCAGATAATAACTCTAATGAAAATTCAAAAAATGATATTTTTCAACAAACAGTATATGAATATGACACCCATACTGTTGCCACTGGAGAAACTGTTTATAGAATAACTAAAGAATATAATATTTCTAAAGATGATTTAATTAAATGGAATCCTGAATTCCCTGGAATTAAAAATAATGACTTAAGTATTGGTCAGGTTTTAAAGGTAAAATCAATTGAAAAAATAATTACAATTGACAGGAAAGAAGTTTTAATAAAATTTTTAACTCATACTGTTAAGAGTAAAGAAACGGTTTACAGTTTAACTCGATTTTATAATATTTCAAAGGAAGATTTAATTCGTTTAAATCCCGAATATCCGAATATAGCAAACAATGAGTTGTCTATTGACCAATTATTAAAGATCAAACCTATTGAAGATGTTAACCCTAATGAAAACTATGCTTTTTACAAAGATAGTATTCAAGAAAATACATCTATTAACTTATCAATACTACTTCCTTTTAAAGCTAAAGAATACAGCTTAGCTTCCGCAACAAACATATTTAATAAGAAAAAAAATAAATATGCTTCTTTAGCCAATATGGTTACCGATTTTTATTTGGGTGCTGAAATCGCCATAGATTCAATTAAAAAACAAGGTATTTATGTAAATGTAAATCTTTTTGACACAGGTAATAGAGGCGATAATATTTCAGTAATTTTAGATGAAGGTAAGTTAGATAATACTGATGTTGTTATTGGTCCTTTTTATTCAGAAAAAACGGAAACTATAGCGAATAAAGTTAATATCCCTGTTGTTTTCCCCCATTTTTCGAATAAACAACAAAAATTTTCTTCTCCTAAACTTATTAAGTCGGCTCCTGATAAAAATAATTATACTGATTATTTAATTTCTTATTTAAAAGAAACCTACAATGGTGAAGAAATTTTTGTTGTTGGTGATGGTACAACTAACTCTAATCAGAAAGTAGAAAAAATTCTTAGTAGATTAAAAACTCATGATTCAATTAAAAAAATTCATGTTTTAAAACCAAAAGATGGCTATATAAAAAGAAATCTTTTCACTAGAAAAATGGCTATAAAAAAGCAGAATTGGGTTATCGTAACATCAGATAAAAATGCTGCCGTAGCAGATGTTTTAAATAGTATGATTGGCTTACCTGATGATATTAATATTCATGTCTTTGCGATAGAAAAGAACAAAGCTTATAATAAAATAGATAATAATAAATTAGCTAGTGTAAATTTCACATATGTATCCGATGTTTTTACAGATGATTCTTCTGAAAACGTAAAAGTGTTTAACAAAAATTATAACAAAAAAAACAACACAATTCCTTCTGATTATGCTATTAAAGGTTTTGATGTTACCTATGATGTGCTAATGCGATTGGCTTCAGGAAAAAAACTAATAACAACTTTTAAAGAAGGAGTATCTCTCCGTGTAGAAAACAAATTTGATTATTACAAAAAAAGCTCAGGCAGTATTACCAACAAAGGTTTATTCGTTGTAAAATACAATGCGGATTTAAGTTTAACAAGACTTAAATAA
- a CDS encoding 3-oxoacyl-ACP synthase III family protein has translation MASAVITGTGSYIPSIKKDNSQFLENSFLNTDGTSFESTNTIIIEKFKSITGIEERRYAKTAYNSSDLAFFAAKNAINDANINPEDLDYIIFAHNFGDVKEGAIQSDILPSLASRVKHLLQIENPNCVAYDILFGCPGWIEGVIQAQAFIKAGIAKKCLVIGSETLSRVVDKFDRDSMIYSDGAGACVLELKENSNSGILSHATQTFTKDEVYFLFFGNSFNKGLDQNVRYIKMQGRKIYEFALNNVPKAMKFALDKSKIDISEVKKIFIHQANEKMDDAIIKRFYRLYKKPLPNDIMPMSIHKLGNSSVATVPTLLDLVLKGNIENQEVKEGDIIILASVGAGMNINAIVYRY, from the coding sequence ATGGCGTCAGCAGTAATTACTGGAACAGGTTCATATATACCTTCGATAAAAAAAGATAATAGTCAATTTTTAGAAAATTCTTTTTTGAATACCGATGGAACCTCTTTTGAAAGTACCAATACTATAATTATTGAAAAGTTCAAATCAATAACTGGTATTGAAGAGCGTCGTTATGCTAAAACAGCATACAATTCATCTGATTTAGCATTTTTTGCAGCTAAAAATGCTATAAACGATGCAAATATAAATCCTGAAGATCTAGACTATATTATATTTGCTCATAATTTTGGAGACGTAAAAGAAGGTGCTATTCAAAGTGATATCCTTCCTAGTTTAGCTAGTCGTGTAAAGCACTTACTCCAGATAGAAAATCCTAATTGTGTTGCTTATGACATTTTATTTGGGTGCCCTGGATGGATCGAAGGAGTTATTCAAGCACAAGCATTTATAAAAGCTGGTATTGCTAAAAAATGTTTGGTTATTGGTAGCGAAACTCTTTCTAGAGTTGTTGATAAATTTGACCGTGATTCGATGATTTACAGTGATGGAGCCGGTGCTTGTGTTCTTGAACTAAAAGAAAATAGCAATAGTGGTATTTTAAGCCACGCTACTCAAACCTTTACTAAAGACGAAGTTTATTTTTTATTCTTTGGAAACTCTTTTAATAAAGGTCTAGATCAGAATGTGCGTTATATTAAAATGCAAGGACGTAAAATTTATGAATTTGCTTTAAATAATGTACCAAAGGCAATGAAATTTGCTTTAGACAAAAGCAAAATTGATATTAGTGAGGTTAAGAAAATATTTATCCATCAAGCAAATGAAAAAATGGATGATGCTATTATTAAACGGTTTTATAGATTATACAAAAAACCTCTACCTAATGACATAATGCCTATGAGTATTCATAAATTAGGGAATAGTTCAGTTGCTACAGTTCCAACTTTATTAGATTTGGTTTTAAAAGGAAATATAGAAAATCAAGAAGTAAAAGAAGGAGATATTATTATACTTGCCTCTGTTGGTGCAGGAATGAATATAAATGCAATTGTTTACCGCTATTAA
- the galE gene encoding UDP-glucose 4-epimerase GalE, translating to MKKILVTGGLGFIGSHVVVELQNSGYEVIIIDNLSNSKINVLDSITEITGIKPSFSQLDLREKKVVKEFFEENVIDGIIHFAAFKAVGESVEKPLDYYENNINSLVYLLQEMRDRNIDNFIFSSSCTVYGQADELPITEKAPIKPAESPYGNTKQIGEEIIKESCNAYSKNAIALRYFNPIGAHESVKIGELPIGVPQNLIPYITQTAIGDREKLLVFGDDYPTIDGTAVRDYIHVVDLAKAHVKAVERLINKKNDQNFETFNIGTGKGSSVMEVIKTFEKISQKSLNYEIVERRLGDIIAAYADTTKANEVLGWRSEKKLEEALLSSWKWQEKQK from the coding sequence ATGAAAAAAATATTAGTCACCGGAGGCTTGGGATTTATCGGATCTCATGTTGTAGTAGAACTTCAAAATTCGGGATACGAAGTAATCATTATTGATAATTTATCTAATAGCAAAATAAATGTATTAGATAGTATAACTGAAATAACAGGAATAAAACCAAGTTTTAGTCAATTAGATTTAAGAGAGAAAAAGGTAGTAAAAGAGTTTTTTGAAGAGAATGTAATTGATGGAATCATTCACTTTGCTGCATTTAAAGCTGTTGGTGAAAGTGTTGAGAAACCATTAGATTATTATGAGAATAATATAAATAGTCTGGTGTATTTGCTCCAAGAAATGCGTGATAGAAATATAGATAATTTTATATTTAGCTCATCATGTACAGTATACGGTCAAGCAGATGAATTACCTATTACAGAAAAAGCACCTATAAAACCTGCTGAATCTCCTTATGGAAATACAAAACAAATTGGTGAAGAAATAATCAAAGAAAGTTGTAATGCTTATAGTAAAAATGCAATAGCACTACGTTATTTTAACCCAATAGGAGCACATGAAAGCGTTAAAATAGGAGAATTACCTATCGGCGTACCACAAAATTTAATTCCTTACATAACACAAACAGCAATAGGTGATCGAGAAAAATTACTAGTTTTTGGTGATGATTATCCTACTATAGATGGAACAGCTGTACGTGATTATATTCATGTAGTTGATTTAGCTAAGGCTCATGTAAAAGCCGTAGAGCGATTAATAAATAAAAAAAATGATCAAAATTTTGAAACATTTAATATCGGTACAGGTAAAGGAAGTTCTGTAATGGAAGTTATTAAAACTTTTGAAAAAATATCTCAAAAATCACTAAATTATGAAATAGTTGAAAGGCGTTTAGGAGATATTATAGCTGCTTATGCAGATACAACTAAAGCGAATGAAGTATTGGGGTGGAGAAGTGAAAAAAAATTAGAAGAAGCATTATTGTCTTCATGGAAATGGCAAGAGAAACAAAAATAA
- the cdd gene encoding cytidine deaminase — MKKIEVKTSATVFNTLSELDQEDQLLMNKAIEARAKAYAPYSKFKVGAAFLLENGTIVLGNNQENAAYPSGMCAERVGVWKVGSEFPGIKIKKIAITAASENTIVNKPVGPCGACRQTLSEYEINQKESIEIIFMGEVGEIIKTTSLLSLLPFSFDSSYL; from the coding sequence ATGAAAAAAATAGAAGTAAAAACTTCAGCTACCGTTTTTAATACATTATCAGAATTAGATCAAGAAGATCAATTATTAATGAATAAAGCTATTGAAGCAAGAGCAAAAGCATATGCTCCATATTCTAAATTTAAAGTAGGTGCAGCTTTTTTATTAGAAAACGGCACCATTGTTTTAGGAAATAATCAGGAAAATGCGGCATATCCTTCTGGTATGTGCGCAGAGAGAGTTGGTGTTTGGAAAGTAGGTTCTGAATTTCCAGGGATAAAAATAAAAAAAATAGCAATTACAGCTGCCTCTGAAAACACTATCGTTAATAAACCTGTTGGACCTTGTGGGGCGTGTAGACAAACTTTATCTGAATATGAAATTAACCAGAAAGAATCTATAGAAATTATTTTTATGGGAGAGGTTGGAGAAATTATTAAAACAACGTCTTTACTCTCTTTACTGCCTTTTTCATTCGATAGCTCGTATTTATAA
- the porV gene encoding type IX secretion system outer membrane channel protein PorV, translated as MKKLSFLLFFACFALQTKAQQITTATPFLLISSDARAGGMGDVGVATSADAFSIFHNPAKTVFNKNKISVGLNYTPWLRNLTDDIFVGNASYVNRFKENAAWGVDIKYFSLGEVELTDQSGVGTGTENPNEFAISAIYSMKLSEKFSMGIGLKYINSNLDINDSNVNAVNSFAVDVSGYYQSDEKNYGNFNGRYRLGFNIANIGPKVEYTPGQENFIPTNAKLGGGFDFILDSKNIVGLNLEFTKLLVPSSPNSTRGWFDGMFTSLGDRGFSEELKETTWALGAEYLYNNAFALRAGYFHESEEKGQRQFLTLGTGFTAKAFTLDLSYLVNTSSVNNPLENTLRFSLSFDLGEIYEDY; from the coding sequence ATGAAAAAATTATCATTTTTATTGTTTTTTGCATGTTTTGCCCTTCAAACCAAAGCACAACAAATCACAACCGCAACTCCATTTTTATTAATATCATCTGATGCTCGTGCTGGAGGTATGGGAGATGTAGGTGTAGCAACATCTGCTGATGCCTTTTCTATTTTCCACAACCCTGCTAAAACAGTTTTCAATAAAAACAAAATAAGTGTTGGTTTAAATTACACACCATGGTTACGTAATTTAACTGATGATATTTTTGTTGGAAACGCTTCATATGTAAATAGATTTAAAGAAAACGCTGCTTGGGGAGTAGATATTAAATATTTTTCTCTAGGAGAAGTTGAATTAACAGATCAAAGTGGTGTAGGTACTGGAACTGAAAACCCAAATGAATTTGCTATCTCTGCTATTTACTCAATGAAATTGAGTGAGAAATTCTCTATGGGAATTGGTTTAAAATACATCAATTCTAACTTAGACATTAATGATAGTAATGTTAATGCTGTTAATTCATTTGCTGTTGATGTGTCTGGTTACTACCAATCTGACGAAAAAAATTACGGAAACTTCAATGGGCGTTATCGTTTAGGTTTCAATATTGCTAATATTGGACCAAAAGTAGAATACACACCTGGTCAAGAAAATTTCATTCCAACCAATGCTAAATTAGGTGGTGGTTTCGACTTTATATTAGATAGCAAAAACATTGTTGGTCTTAATTTAGAATTCACCAAATTATTAGTACCATCAAGTCCTAATTCAACAAGAGGTTGGTTTGACGGAATGTTTACTTCTTTAGGTGATAGAGGTTTTAGTGAAGAACTTAAAGAAACAACTTGGGCATTAGGAGCTGAGTATTTATACAACAATGCGTTTGCACTTAGAGCTGGTTATTTTCATGAAAGTGAAGAAAAAGGTCAAAGACAATTTTTAACTTTAGGAACTGGTTTTACAGCTAAAGCATTTACGTTAGATTTATCTTATTTGGTAAACACATCTTCCGTAAATAATCCATTAGAAAACACTTTACGATTCTCTTTATCATTTGATTTAGGAGAAATATATGAAGATTATTAA
- the guaA gene encoding glutamine-hydrolyzing GMP synthase produces the protein MQQHNVLILDFGSQYTQLIARRVRELNIYCEIYPYNKIPKNLNDFKAVILSGSPNSVRAEGVLHPDLSEIRGKKPLLAVCYGAQYLAHFSGGLVAPSNTREYGRANLSYVKENEVFFSGISTGSQVWMSHSDTIKELPTGGALLASTHDVDNAAYKIEGETTYAIQFHPEVYHSTDGKQLLENFLVTIAGVAQTWTPDSFVDETVKGIQEKVGDDKVVLGLSGGVDSTVAAVLLHKAIGENLHCIFVNNGLLRKDEYKNVLKQYEGMGLNVKGVDASDRFLKDLAGLSDPEAKRKSIGKVFIEVFDDEANQIENAKWLAQGTIYPDVIESVSVNGGPSATIKSHHNVGGLPDFMKLKIVEPLRMIFKDEVRRVGASMGIDKDLLGRHPFPGPGLGIRILGDVTSEKVRILQEVDAIFVNGLKEDGLYDKVWQAGAMLLPVNSVGVMGDERTYEKVVALRAVESTDGMTADWVNLPYEFLQRISNKIINNVKGVNRVVYDISSKPPATIEWE, from the coding sequence ATGCAACAACACAACGTACTTATTTTAGATTTCGGATCGCAATACACACAACTTATTGCGCGCCGCGTTAGAGAATTGAACATTTATTGTGAAATTTATCCATATAACAAGATACCAAAAAATTTAAACGACTTTAAAGCTGTAATTTTATCAGGTAGTCCAAACTCTGTTAGGGCTGAAGGTGTATTACATCCAGACTTATCAGAAATTAGAGGCAAAAAACCTTTACTTGCTGTTTGTTATGGTGCTCAGTACCTAGCACATTTTTCTGGTGGATTAGTAGCTCCATCTAATACGCGTGAATATGGTAGAGCAAATTTATCATATGTAAAAGAAAACGAAGTCTTCTTTAGTGGTATTTCTACAGGAAGTCAGGTTTGGATGAGTCATTCAGATACAATTAAAGAACTACCTACTGGTGGAGCTTTATTAGCAAGTACTCATGATGTAGATAATGCCGCTTATAAAATTGAAGGAGAAACAACGTATGCTATTCAATTTCATCCAGAAGTATATCATTCTACTGATGGTAAGCAATTGTTAGAAAACTTTTTAGTTACTATAGCTGGTGTAGCTCAAACATGGACTCCAGATTCATTTGTTGACGAAACGGTTAAAGGAATACAAGAAAAAGTAGGAGATGACAAAGTTGTTTTAGGACTTTCAGGCGGTGTAGATTCTACTGTTGCTGCTGTTTTATTGCACAAAGCTATTGGTGAAAATTTACATTGTATTTTTGTTAACAATGGTTTACTTCGTAAAGATGAGTATAAAAATGTATTAAAACAATACGAAGGAATGGGGTTAAACGTTAAAGGAGTAGATGCTTCTGATCGTTTCCTGAAAGATTTAGCAGGATTATCTGATCCGGAAGCAAAACGTAAAAGTATTGGTAAAGTTTTTATTGAAGTTTTTGATGATGAAGCTAACCAAATTGAAAACGCAAAATGGTTAGCGCAAGGTACTATATACCCTGATGTTATTGAATCAGTTTCTGTTAATGGAGGTCCATCTGCAACAATAAAAAGTCATCATAATGTAGGAGGTTTACCTGATTTTATGAAACTAAAGATAGTAGAGCCTTTACGAATGATTTTTAAAGATGAAGTACGTCGCGTAGGTGCTTCTATGGGTATAGATAAAGACTTATTAGGTAGGCACCCTTTTCCTGGACCAGGTTTAGGTATTAGAATTTTAGGAGATGTTACTTCTGAAAAAGTTCGTATTTTACAAGAAGTAGATGCTATTTTTGTTAATGGATTAAAAGAAGATGGTTTGTATGATAAAGTTTGGCAAGCTGGAGCGATGTTATTACCTGTAAACTCTGTTGGAGTAATGGGTGATGAAAGAACATACGAAAAAGTAGTTGCTTTACGAGCTGTTGAAAGTACAGATGGTATGACCGCAGACTGGGTAAATTTACCCTATGAGTTTTTACAAAGAATATCAAATAAAATAATAAATAATGTAAAGGGTGTTAACCGTGTTGTTTACGACATTAGTTCTAAACCACCTGCGACCATTGAATGGGAATAA